Proteins co-encoded in one Corylus avellana chromosome ca9, CavTom2PMs-1.0 genomic window:
- the LOC132161807 gene encoding probable F-box protein At2g36090: LYVSYINLPVQFPNPSQKRTKLVGRKKKKGIIVYMPHSATTQPLPYTAVDEGGNTTISAVHPDIIRTHILTRLDGPTLASTACTTSQLYNLSTQEDLWTNICHSTWPSTNTPRLRQVITTFPTGPRSFFSDSFPLLTTISDPTAENSAPNSDRPSELISAVDVYYKGKPIFCKVIETETVTAWFRCSPFRLDLLDPKDVVATRIRYPEGEDMCRELEEDLALSWILIDPIGRRAVNLSSQSPVSVQRHWLSGEVHVRFATILGGGERGSSSESAQCGVVITCGGSQGRKLVVREVSLQVEDMDGMHLNGKDSLGILQRALEGKMGRKGRREEEGRKRYQEYLERKRQRKERQLRTEGTLDMLFMAFGVLAFASFWLVVLCR, from the coding sequence CTCTACGTTTCCTATATAAACCTTCCGGTACAATTTCCAAACCCCTCTCAAAAGCGCACCAAACTTgtgggtagaaaaaaaaaaaaaggcataatcGTCTACATGCCTCACTCCGCAACAACACAGCCACTACCCTACACCGCCGTCGATGAAGGCGGAAACACCACGATCTCCGCCGTCCATCCCGACATAATCAGAACTCATATCCTAACCCGCCTGGACGGGCCTACCTTAGCCTCCACCGCCTGCACAACCTCTCAGCTCTACAACCTCTCTACCCAAGAAGACCTTTGGACAAACATTTGCCACTCCACGTGGCCATCCACCAACACGCCACGTCTCCGACAGGTCATCACCACGTTTCCCACAGGGCCCCGCTCCTTCTTCTCCGACTCCTTCCCGCTCCTCACCACCATTTCGGATCCCACCGCCGAGAATTCTGCGCCCAATTCTGACCGTCCGTCCGAGCTAATCTCGGCCGTCGATGTGTACTACAAAGGAAAGCCCATTTTCTGCAAGGTCATCGAGACCGAGACCGTGACCGCGTGGTTCCGGTGCTCGCCGTTTCGGCTCGACCTTCTGGACCCGAAGGACGTGGTTGCCACGCGTATCAGGTACCCGGAGGGCGAGGACATGTGTCGGGAGCTGGAGGAGGACCTGGCGCTGAGCTGGATCCTGATCGACCCGATCGGACGGCGGGCCGTGAACCTCTCGAGCCAGTCGCCGGTGTCCGTACAAAGGCACTGGCTGAGCGGGGAGGTGCACGTGCGGTTCGCGACGATCCTGGGCGGCGGAGAGAGAGGGTCGTCGTCGGAGTCCGCGCAGTGCGGGGTGGTCATCACGTGCGGTGGGTCCCAGGGAAGGAAGCTGGTAGTGAGGGAGGTGAGCTTGCAGGTGGAAGACATGGATGGGATGCATTTGAATGGAAAGGACAGTTTGGGGATTTTGCAGAGGGCGTTGGAGGGCAAAATGGGAAGAAAGGGAAGGAGGGAAGAGGAAGGTAGGAAGAGGTACCAAGAGTATTTAGAGAGGAAGAGGCAAAGGAAAGAGAGACAGCTGAGGACAGAAGGGACACTGGATATGTTGTTCATGGCATTTGGGGTCTTGGCTTTTGCCAGTTTTTGGTTGGTTGTCTTGtgcaggtaa